GTGGGTCCGCACGGTCTCGCCGTGGACAAGACCCAGGAGCTGTCGATCGTGTCGGTGGCCGCCCCCGACGGTCGCCGCGTCCTCCCCGTCTTCACCTCCGTCGAAACCATGACGCGATGGGATGCCGGCGCACGACCCGTGCCGGCGGACGGGGTGCGCACCGCTCTGGCCGTGGCCGCCGAGGACACCGAGCTCATCGTGATCGACCCGGGTTCGCCGACGGAGTTCGTGCTGCGTCGGCCTGCCGTCTGGGCGATCGCGCAGCGTGAGGGCTGGGAACCCAGCTACACCTCACCGGAGGTGTACGCCGGTCTTCGCGAGAGCGTGGGGAGCGAGCTGGCCGTCATCGACTTCTCCCTCGCGCCGGGGGACCCCACAGCGCGGCTGCGCGGACCCGAGCTCGTCGTCGAGCTCCAGCTCGTCCAGGGCCTGGATCGCGGCCAGCTCGACGCCGTGCTGGCCCGCCTTGCCAAGCGGTGGGCCGCCGATGATCGCATCGCGGTACTCGTCGACTCCCTGACGATCAAGCTCCGTCGCGGCGCCTGATCCGCCGGCCGGACCGGGTCAGGTCACGGGGCCCGTCCACTTCTCGCCAGGTCCTTTGCCGATGG
The Microbacterium sp. SLBN-154 DNA segment above includes these coding regions:
- a CDS encoding SseB family protein codes for the protein MSPDTDPSHDHAHADSAGVPWEGRAFQPNPHAGDDGRADPQLLAALEAFGRGEGDERTVVDAYRSARLLIPLIAEKGDEGVGPHGLAVDKTQELSIVSVAAPDGRRVLPVFTSVETMTRWDAGARPVPADGVRTALAVAAEDTELIVIDPGSPTEFVLRRPAVWAIAQREGWEPSYTSPEVYAGLRESVGSELAVIDFSLAPGDPTARLRGPELVVELQLVQGLDRGQLDAVLARLAKRWAADDRIAVLVDSLTIKLRRGA